From a single Nicotiana tabacum cultivar K326 chromosome 8, ASM71507v2, whole genome shotgun sequence genomic region:
- the LOC107798320 gene encoding cuscuta receptor 1-like has product MLDLGYNDISGEIPLSIGALTSLKSLSLRNNEVNGSFPEEGLCKLRSLQELDISRNSLKGSIPPCISNLTSLRLLELSENNLGGTIPSDLLRLKSLEYLSLSLNHFEGSISLSSFANNSNLEVLELDSLNNELHVDTENTPWKPLFQLKVLRLSNCKINEPTRSIPSFLLTQHELRVVNLSYNAMVGEVPTWLLNNNTRLEFLSLAENSFTGQFVLPADFKNLDLFWLDMWKNDIQGLLPASIGHILPNLEYLNMSRNSFHGSIPPSIGNMSKLYSLDLSSNNFTGELPEHFFMGCKELTALKLSHNNLQGQLFPRKWNLTSVRLLYLDNNHFSGQLLPGLLTSSSLSLLDLSNNLISGKLPDWIGEFSFLGSLVVSRNSFKGHIPTGFCRVVQLINLDLAWNSLSGNVPPCLNLSSLRYLHLQGNKLSGSLPRSLYRASSLVTLDMRDNELSGEIPKWISVLSNLRNLLLKGNGFVGSIPFQLCQLKNISILDLSSNRLSGRLPSCLKDIPFGQKKTNDQTFETDEYGWKAYRPFRSYEYQSILGVNQYVEARFYSSDVAVEIEFMSKSRSESYTGNMLYFMSGIDLSMNKLAGPIPPELEFLSDIHTLNLSHNQMNSSIPRTFSNLKQIQSLDLSDNKLSGEIPSDLVQLNFLSVFSVANNNLSGRTPDRKAQFATFEASSYEGNPFLCGLPVEENCRRSTAVSDPNPGENDLFKDSFLATFVPSCIVAFLGVVTFIYFNPSCRMFFQLVEAKLLSSR; this is encoded by the exons ATGCTTGACTTGGGTTATAATGATATTTCTGGTGAGATACCTCTATCTATTGGGGCCTTGACATCTTTAAAGAGCTTATCGTTAAGAAACAATGAAGTAAATGGCTCTTTTCCAGAGGAAG GTTTATGTAAATTGCGAAGCCTTCAAGAGTTGGATATTAGCCGAAACAGCCTCAAAGGATCTATTCCTCCATGTATCAGCAATTTAACATCCCTCCGTCTCCTCGAACTTTCTGAAAATAACCTTGGGGGAACCATTCCTTCTGATCTCCTTAGGCTCAAGTCCCTCGAATACCTTTCTCTTTCTTTGAACCATTTTGAAGGGTCCATCTCCTTGAGCTCATTTGCTAACAACTCCAATCTTGAGGTTCTCGAACTTGATAGCCTTAACAATGAGTTACATGTAGACACAGAAAATACACCCTGGAAACCTCTATTTCAGCTAAAAGTCCTAAGATTATCGAACTGCAAAATCAATGAGCCGACTAGATCTATTCCGAGCTTTCTTTTGACCCAGCATGAATTAAGAGTTGTTAACCTCAGTTACAATGCTATGGTTGGAGAGGTTCCCACTTGGTTACTGAATAACAACACAAGATTGGAGTTCCTTAGTCTTGCAGAAAACTCATTCACGGGTCAATTTGTGTTACCTGCTGATTTTAAAAATCTTGATTTGTTTTGGCTTGATATGTGGAAGAATGATATTCAAGGCCTGCTTCCAGCATCTATTGGCCATATTCTCCCAAATTTGGAGTATTTGAACATGTCTAGAAACTCATTTCATGGTAGTATTCCTCCTTCAATCGGCAACATGAGTAAGTTGTATTCATTGGATCTGTCGAGCAACAATTTCACTGGGGAATTACCTGAACATTTTTTTATGGGCTGCAAGGAGTTGACTGCTCTGAAGCTTTCACATAATAATCTGCAGGGCCAATTATTTCCCAGAAAATGGAACCTTACATCAGTCCGGTTATTGTATTTGGATAATAATCACTTTTCAGGACAGTTGTTACCTGGACTTCTTACAAGCTCCTCATTGAGCCTGTTGGATCTAAGCAATAACTTGATCTCGGGAAAACTACCTGATTGGATAGGGGAATTTTCTTTCCTTGGATCCCTTGTTGTATCCAGAAACTCGTTCAAAGGTCATATACCTACAGGCTTTTGCAGAGTAGTACAACTGATTAATTTAGACCTTGCATGGAATAGTCTTTCTGGTAACGTACCTCCTTGTTTGAATCTGTCATCACTAAGATATTTACACCTTCAAGGAAATAAACTCTCAGGATCTTTGCCGAGATCTCTCTATAGAGCATCTTCCCTTGTGACACTGGATATGAGGGATAATGAACTATCAGGGGAAATTCCAAAGTGGATCAGTGTACTATCAAATTTGAGGAATCTTTTATTGAAGGGAAACGGCTTTGTAGGTTCCATTCCTTTTCAGCTGTGTCAGCTTAAAAACATCAGCATACTAGATCTCTCTTCCAATAGACTTTCTGGTCGGCTACCTTCATGTTTGAAAGATATACCTTTTGGTCAGAAGAAAACAAATGATCAAACCTTTGAGACTGATGAATATGGGTGGAAAGCTTATCGACCCTTCAGGTCGTACGAATATCAAAGCATACTTGGTGTAAACCAATATGTTGAAGCTAGATTTTACTCATCAGATGTGGCAGTAGAAATAGAATTTATGTCAAAGAGTAGGTCTGAATCATACACAGGAAACATGTTGTATTTCATGTCTGGGATCGATCTTTCTATGAATAAGTTGGCAGGTCCAATTCCTCCAGAACTTGAATTCCTAAGTGATATTCATACTCTAAATTTATCACATAATCAAATGAATTCATCCATTCCAAGGACGTTTTCCAACTTGAAGCAAATACAAAGCTTGGACTTATCCGACAATAAGCTGAGTGGTGAAATTCCTTCGGATTTGGTTCAGTTAAACTTTCTATCAGTCTTCTCAGTGGCAAACAACAATTTATCAGGACGTACCCCGGATAGGAAGGCTCAGTTTGCTACCTTTGAAGCGAGCAGCTACGAAGGCAATCCTTTCCTTTGTGGATTACCTGTCGAGGAAAACTGCAGAAGGAGCACTGCAGTATCAGATCCAAATCCAGGAGAAAATGATCTGTTCAAAGATTCATTTTTGGCAACTTTTGTTCCATCATGCATTGTGGCATTCCTAGGAGTTGTTACTTTTATTTACTTCAACCCCAGTTGCAGAATGTTTTTTCAGCTTGTTGAAGCAAAACTCTTATCTTCCAGATAG
- the LOC107798319 gene encoding heptahelical transmembrane protein 1 encodes MTNQEKDQNLDSNRNCYSKKMEKNGIRKREKYPLISYDELPEYMKDNEYILNYYRANWPLKEAFFSIFRWHNETLNVWTHLIGFILFMVLTIANAEHVSQLADFMTMFIRNFPTSGNANISHSSKAFSQDRHIQMDITLSNRVTNEATWPFYVFLAGAMFCLLSSSICHLFSCHSQKLNLFLVQMDYVGIAVMIITSFFPPMYYIFQCSPHWQIVYLIGITILGICTIITLLFPVFSTGKYRSFRAGLFMSMGCFGLVPAVHALVLNWTDPMRNVTLAYESAMALCYIIGAIFYVSRIPEKWKPGLFDIIGHSHQIFHTFVIFGALAHYGAARIFLDYRTRLGCDKR; translated from the exons atgacgAATCAAGAAAAAGATCAGAATCTTGATTCAAACAGAAACTGCTACAGCAAAAAGATGGAGAAAAATggaataagaaaaagggaaaaataccCTTTAATTTCTTATGATGAATTACCAGAATATATGAAGGATAATGAGTATATATTGAATTATTACAGAGCTAATTGGCCTCTCAAAGAAGCTTTTTTCAGTATTTTTCGTTGGCATAATGAAACTCTTAATGTCTGGAC GCATTTGATTGGATTTATTCTGTTTATGGTATTAACCATAGCTAATGCAGAGCATGTATCTCAACTTGCTGATTTTATGACTATGTTTATTCG AAATTTTCCGACGAGTGGAAATGCAAACATCTCTCACAGTTCAAAGGCTTTTTCCCAG GACCGACACATACAAATGGACATCACATTATCAAATAGGGTAACAAATGAAGCAACTTGGCCATTCTATGTGTTCTTAGCTGGTGCAATGTTCTGTCTTCTATCAAGCAGCATTTGTCATCTTTTCTCATGTCACTCACAAAAACTTAACCTTTTCTTAGTCCAAATGGACTATGTTGGAATAGCAGTAATGATCATCACTTCCTTCTTTCCACCAATGTATTACATCTTTCAATGTTCACCACATTGGCAAATTGTTTACCTCATTGGAATCACAATCTTGGGAATTTGCACTATCATAACCTTGCTCTTCCCCGTGTTTTCGACCGGAAAATATCGGTCGTTTCGGGCCGGGCTTTTCATGTCTATGGGTTGTTTTGGTCTGGTACCTGCAGTTCATGCACTTGTGCTGAATTGGACTGATCCTATGAGGAATGTCACACTTGCATATGAATCTGCAATGGCATTGTGTTATATAATAGGGGCTATATTTTATGTTAGCCGAATACCGGAGAAATGGAAGCCAGGATTATTTGATATAATTGGTCATAGTCATCAAATATTTCATACATTTGTTATTTTTGGTGCATTGGCTCACTATGGGGCTGCGAGGATTTTCTTGGACTACAGGACTCGACTGGGATGTGACAAAAGATAG